In a single window of the Streptomyces sp. NBC_00353 genome:
- a CDS encoding asparagine synthase-related protein, translating into MRWLVGWSSIAASFGTVGAVGGGDEGRTVHPVGSQLLWGDPDPLWAVGDWRPDEIRISTLETAEGTPTARLAVLGCCGATDEQLRLGLLAARGGALRHLTAWAGSYTAVVQIGRRVTVVGDLAGARPVFYTPWAGGTAYATAALPLADLIEAQLDIGHLAALLACPETPEALRDGTPYVGVKRIPPGHALILREGSREITGYEPVASLAVAAPQLDPVSAVDGVRDALVEAVRARLTAPRHAPETLPPDPGPVPGMGPAERRAARGAPVPGIGADLSGGSASATLALLAAGLPGLPGTLLGHGTGAGERLLAVTFNDLTTRDHEDELERAAVIAANPRLHHIVVAAGEEALPYADLGSGPLTDEPAASLVVAERHRRRLAAGSADHLVGDGARQVLDAHPARLADLLMDRRRRHLLRPVAALARAERPSAHSLFVPLTVYRAARRLARTSYRTGLEAAADRLPDANRHTPGLDTPADASLAALTWSRPGPAARWLTGEALAEVSVRLQEAAIRPTSVQRPGEARARAALARHAADHRILEQAAEIRSQRLHAPFLDNQVVRAARALPESLRVQPGARAAILRRVLAGAGIHELPPGWGTPSQATSTAVSRTGLRTALPDLIALFDAPLLADAGLIEARVVRKALRAASEGEPLPLDGLADLAATELWLRRLVSRRGTCWTGTAAPRQRAVAGGVAPARRTLQR; encoded by the coding sequence ATGCGTTGGTTGGTGGGGTGGAGCAGTATCGCCGCGAGTTTCGGCACGGTCGGCGCGGTCGGCGGGGGTGACGAGGGGCGCACGGTGCACCCCGTGGGCTCCCAGCTCCTGTGGGGCGACCCGGATCCGCTCTGGGCCGTCGGTGACTGGCGGCCCGACGAGATCCGGATCAGCACCCTGGAGACCGCCGAGGGCACACCCACCGCCCGCCTCGCCGTCCTCGGCTGCTGCGGCGCCACCGACGAACAGCTCCGGCTCGGCCTCCTCGCCGCCCGCGGCGGCGCGCTGCGCCATCTCACCGCCTGGGCGGGCAGTTACACGGCCGTCGTCCAGATAGGCCGACGGGTCACCGTCGTCGGGGACCTCGCCGGAGCCCGCCCGGTCTTCTACACACCTTGGGCCGGCGGCACGGCGTACGCGACCGCCGCACTCCCGCTCGCCGACCTGATCGAGGCACAGCTGGACATCGGCCACCTGGCCGCGCTGCTCGCCTGCCCCGAGACACCGGAGGCGCTGCGCGACGGCACTCCGTACGTGGGTGTGAAACGCATCCCGCCGGGGCACGCGCTCATCCTCCGCGAGGGCTCGCGCGAGATCACCGGGTACGAACCGGTGGCCTCCCTCGCTGTTGCGGCGCCCCAACTCGACCCGGTGAGCGCCGTGGACGGGGTGCGCGATGCGCTGGTCGAAGCGGTACGCGCCAGGCTCACGGCCCCGCGCCACGCCCCCGAGACCCTGCCGCCCGACCCGGGCCCGGTCCCCGGCATGGGCCCTGCCGAACGCCGCGCCGCCCGTGGCGCACCCGTCCCCGGCATCGGCGCCGACCTCTCCGGCGGCAGCGCCTCCGCCACCCTTGCCCTGCTCGCCGCGGGGCTGCCGGGGCTGCCCGGCACGCTCCTCGGCCACGGCACGGGAGCGGGCGAGCGGCTGCTCGCCGTCACCTTCAACGACCTCACCACCCGCGACCACGAGGACGAACTCGAACGCGCCGCGGTCATCGCCGCCAACCCGCGCCTGCACCACATCGTCGTCGCCGCCGGCGAGGAGGCCCTGCCCTACGCCGATCTGGGCAGCGGCCCGCTCACCGACGAACCGGCCGCATCCCTCGTCGTCGCCGAACGCCACCGCCGCCGGCTCGCCGCGGGCAGCGCCGACCATCTCGTCGGTGACGGCGCCCGGCAGGTCCTCGACGCCCACCCGGCCCGCCTCGCCGACCTCCTGATGGATCGGCGCCGACGCCACCTCCTGCGCCCGGTCGCAGCCCTGGCCAGAGCCGAACGGCCGTCGGCGCACTCGTTGTTCGTCCCGCTGACCGTCTACCGCGCCGCGCGCCGCCTGGCCCGTACGTCGTACCGCACCGGCCTCGAAGCGGCGGCCGACCGGCTCCCGGACGCCAATCGCCACACCCCCGGCCTCGACACCCCCGCCGACGCCTCGCTCGCCGCGCTCACCTGGTCGCGGCCCGGCCCGGCCGCACGCTGGCTGACGGGGGAGGCGCTCGCCGAGGTCTCGGTTCGTCTGCAGGAGGCGGCGATCCGCCCCACCTCCGTGCAGCGCCCCGGTGAGGCGCGCGCCCGGGCCGCGCTCGCCCGGCACGCCGCCGACCACCGGATCCTGGAGCAGGCCGCCGAGATCCGCAGCCAGCGGCTGCACGCCCCGTTCCTCGACAATCAGGTGGTGCGCGCCGCCCGTGCCCTGCCCGAATCGCTGCGGGTCCAGCCCGGCGCCCGCGCCGCGATCCTGCGCCGGGTCCTCGCCGGTGCGGGCATCCATGAACTGCCGCCGGGCTGGGGCACCCCCTCCCAGGCCACCTCGACCGCGGTCAGCCGCACCGGCCTGCGCACCGCGCTCCCCGACCTGATCGCGCTCTTCGACGCCCCGCTGCTCGCCGACGCGGGCCTGATCGAGGCCCGGGTCGTGCGGAAGGCACTGCGCGCGGCCTCCGAGGGCGAACCGCTGCCCCTGGACGGCCTCGCCGACCTGGCGGCCACGGAACTCTGGCTCCGCCGCCTCGTCTCGCGCCGCGGCACCTGCTGGACAGGCACGGCGGCGCCCCGACAGCGCGCGGTGGCGGGCGGGGTGGCACCGGCGCGACGCACCCTGCAACGCTGA
- a CDS encoding sigma-70 family RNA polymerase sigma factor: protein MSGDGQQEESLDSISTVGGGTEAGGTSARQVPSQAGPGRSGDDAEGGNVLPGPRPPAPGGSGPVEPEGGIGAEAAVPMQRAGGSGSGTAALAPSDAQLILQMRGGDDLAYEELFRRHSGSVRRYARSCCRDAHTADDLTAEVFARTLQAVRGGKGPEEAVRAYLMTAVRHVAAAWTKTAKREQLVDDFAVFAAQAAGFSEVSDADTLDLGADVLAMHEAEQSMAMKAFRSLPERWQAVLWHTTVEEESPSEIAPLFGLTANATAVLASRAREGLKQAYLQAHVSQSLTSGGDCARYADRLGAYARGGLRIRAERGLRKHLDECAKCRVAAGELAHVNAGIPALLPVAVIGWFAAGYALKTAGIVAGGAAGAAGAGAAAATTGGSSSGGSAGGAAASEGLGAPVKAGIAAAVAVATAAGLVWALAGGESPKPEARPVARPPVVAPAVPSPPPSKPTPTPEPPSTPVLPATAPTGSPQPPTPAPTPTRTPTPKPKPKPPVPAPPKPEPSATATPAPPPPPAPPTVYRVSELRYSVLGDHTEPEIVTGESSWVWKRSGMSIGGTWYAHGVTVQSRSSVTIELNRPCSRYEAMVGVDDLALGLGSVRFSVFDGDGARLWRSPVLNGNHPPVPVNLGIAGQQRIRLVVEPHTPFDGAAPADWAESRISCG, encoded by the coding sequence ATGAGCGGTGACGGGCAGCAGGAAGAGTCGCTCGACAGCATCTCGACCGTGGGCGGTGGCACGGAGGCCGGCGGGACGTCCGCCCGGCAGGTGCCGAGTCAGGCCGGCCCCGGGCGGTCGGGCGACGACGCCGAAGGCGGCAATGTGCTGCCCGGCCCCCGGCCGCCCGCGCCCGGCGGCAGCGGGCCGGTGGAGCCGGAGGGCGGGATCGGAGCCGAAGCCGCCGTACCGATGCAGCGAGCGGGCGGCAGCGGTTCCGGCACCGCCGCACTCGCCCCCTCCGACGCTCAGTTGATCCTGCAGATGCGGGGCGGCGACGATCTCGCGTACGAGGAGCTGTTCCGGCGCCACTCGGGCAGTGTGCGTCGTTACGCGCGGAGCTGCTGCCGGGACGCCCACACCGCCGACGACCTGACGGCCGAGGTCTTCGCCCGCACCCTGCAGGCGGTTCGGGGCGGCAAGGGGCCCGAGGAAGCCGTACGTGCGTATCTGATGACGGCCGTCCGGCATGTCGCAGCCGCTTGGACAAAGACGGCGAAACGGGAGCAACTGGTCGACGACTTCGCTGTGTTCGCCGCGCAGGCGGCCGGCTTCTCCGAGGTGTCGGACGCGGACACGCTGGATCTGGGCGCCGACGTCCTGGCGATGCACGAGGCCGAGCAGTCGATGGCCATGAAGGCGTTCCGCAGTCTGCCGGAACGCTGGCAGGCGGTGCTGTGGCACACCACCGTCGAGGAGGAGTCGCCGAGCGAGATCGCGCCGCTGTTCGGGCTCACCGCCAACGCCACTGCGGTGCTGGCCAGCCGGGCCCGCGAAGGGCTGAAGCAGGCATATCTGCAGGCGCATGTGAGCCAGTCGCTCACTTCCGGCGGCGACTGTGCCCGCTACGCGGACCGGCTCGGCGCGTATGCCCGGGGCGGACTGCGGATCCGGGCCGAGCGCGGGCTGCGCAAGCATCTGGACGAGTGCGCGAAGTGCCGGGTCGCCGCGGGCGAACTGGCACATGTCAACGCCGGGATTCCGGCACTGCTTCCGGTCGCGGTCATCGGCTGGTTCGCCGCCGGGTACGCGCTCAAGACCGCCGGGATCGTGGCGGGTGGCGCCGCGGGTGCGGCAGGTGCGGGTGCCGCCGCGGCGACGACGGGCGGAAGTTCGTCCGGCGGCTCGGCCGGTGGCGCGGCGGCCTCGGAAGGCCTGGGTGCGCCGGTCAAGGCCGGGATCGCGGCAGCGGTGGCCGTCGCGACCGCGGCCGGCCTGGTGTGGGCGCTGGCCGGTGGCGAGTCGCCGAAGCCGGAGGCCAGGCCTGTGGCCAGGCCGCCGGTGGTGGCGCCCGCGGTGCCGTCGCCCCCACCTTCGAAGCCGACACCCACGCCCGAGCCGCCGAGCACTCCCGTCCTGCCGGCCACTGCGCCGACCGGGTCCCCGCAGCCTCCGACGCCTGCGCCCACGCCTACCCGCACACCTACGCCGAAGCCCAAGCCGAAGCCCCCGGTCCCCGCACCGCCGAAGCCCGAGCCGTCCGCGACGGCCACTCCTGCCCCGCCACCGCCGCCCGCGCCGCCGACCGTCTACCGGGTCAGCGAGTTGCGCTACTCCGTCCTCGGCGACCACACCGAGCCTGAGATTGTGACGGGCGAGAGCAGCTGGGTCTGGAAGCGCTCCGGTATGTCCATCGGCGGTACGTGGTACGCGCACGGGGTGACCGTGCAGAGCAGGTCCTCAGTCACCATCGAGCTGAACCGGCCGTGCAGCCGTTACGAAGCGATGGTCGGCGTCGACGATCTGGCACTGGGGCTCGGCTCGGTGCGCTTCTCCGTGTTCGACGGTGACGGGGCACGGCTGTGGCGTTCCCCGGTGTTGAACGGCAACCATCCGCCCGTGCCGGTGAACCTCGGTATCGCGGGGCAGCAGCGGATCCGGCTCGTCGTCGAACCGCACACGCCGTTCGACGGGGCGGCGCCGGCCGACTGGGCGGAGTCGAGAATCAGCTGCGGCTGA
- a CDS encoding TetR/AcrR family transcriptional regulator, translated as MHIQESHWQTAAVSSEGNGRIGTVGTVGSVGSAGAGTAVGTTVGSGGGARSAPLRVDAQRNLEHVLRAAREVFGELGYGAPMEDVARRARVGVGTVYRRFPSKDVLVRRIAEEETSRLTDQARAALGQEDEPWSALSRFLRTSVSSGAGRLLPPQVLRVGVDVDDSTVVGEPGAARGAAPGQGSGSGDVRDEARVPHQRQGVAQADLRVVGRRSTDEDGLADDDMGAAELLEVVGRLVDRARAAGELRRDVTVADVLLVIATAAPSLPDAAQQAAASARLLDILLEGLRSRPA; from the coding sequence ATGCACATTCAGGAATCGCATTGGCAGACTGCTGCTGTCTCGTCCGAAGGAAACGGACGAATCGGCACAGTGGGGACAGTCGGCTCGGTGGGTTCCGCCGGAGCCGGAACTGCGGTGGGAACCACGGTCGGGTCCGGCGGCGGCGCCCGCTCGGCGCCGCTGCGCGTGGACGCACAGCGCAATCTCGAGCATGTGCTGCGCGCCGCGCGCGAAGTGTTCGGCGAGCTGGGGTACGGGGCCCCGATGGAGGACGTGGCGCGCCGCGCCCGGGTCGGGGTCGGCACGGTGTACCGGCGGTTCCCGAGCAAGGACGTGCTGGTGCGGCGGATAGCCGAGGAGGAGACCTCCCGGCTGACCGACCAGGCGCGGGCCGCACTGGGGCAGGAGGACGAGCCGTGGTCGGCGCTCTCGCGCTTCCTGCGCACGTCCGTGTCCTCGGGCGCGGGTCGTCTGCTGCCGCCGCAGGTGCTGCGGGTCGGTGTCGATGTGGACGACTCGACCGTCGTCGGAGAGCCGGGAGCCGCACGCGGCGCGGCCCCGGGTCAGGGCTCCGGCTCCGGTGACGTCCGGGATGAGGCTCGGGTGCCTCACCAGCGGCAGGGAGTGGCGCAGGCCGACCTCCGGGTCGTCGGCCGGCGCTCCACCGACGAGGACGGGCTCGCGGACGACGACATGGGCGCGGCCGAACTGCTGGAGGTCGTGGGCCGGCTGGTCGACCGGGCACGGGCGGCGGGTGAACTGCGCCGCGATGTGACAGTGGCGGACGTGCTGCTCGTCATCGCCACGGCGGCACCCTCGCTGCCGGATGCGGCTCAGCAGGCCGCCGCTTCGGCCCGGCTGCTGGACATCCTGCTGGAGGGGCTGCGCTCACGCCCGGCGTGA
- a CDS encoding NAD(P)/FAD-dependent oxidoreductase — protein sequence MASDSRGTPPGPPPGERILVIGGGYVGMYTALRLQRKLKQRLKSGETEIVVVTPEPYMTYQPFLPEAAAGSISPRHVVVPLRRVLAHCTIVIGEAQQIDHAKRTATVTTLASGEDGTGAVEIPYDEIVIAPGSVSRTLPVPGLADHGIGFKTIEEAIGLRNHVIEQMDIASATRDPAIRDAALTFVFVGGGYAGVEALAELEDMARYTARYYHNIKAEDLKWILVEASDRILPEVGDAMGTYAIRELRGRNIDVRLDTRLDSCEDRVAVLSDGSRFPTRTLVWTAGVKPAPILAATDLPTDERGRLKCTAQLTVEGAEHAWAAGDAAAVPDLTAEEPGKETAPNAQHAVRQAKVLAENILAAISGEPLKEYRHSYAGSVASLGLHKGVAHVYGRKLKGYPAWLMHRTYHLSRVPTFNRKARVLAEWTLAGLFKREIVSLGSLEHPRAEFELAAGGRRTDGGGPPKKDG from the coding sequence ATGGCTTCAGATTCCCGGGGGACACCCCCCGGCCCGCCGCCGGGTGAGCGCATTCTCGTCATCGGCGGCGGCTACGTCGGGATGTACACAGCGCTGCGTCTCCAGCGGAAGCTGAAGCAGAGACTCAAGTCCGGCGAGACCGAGATCGTCGTCGTCACGCCCGAGCCCTATATGACGTATCAGCCGTTCCTGCCCGAAGCCGCAGCCGGCTCGATCTCGCCGCGCCATGTCGTGGTGCCGCTCCGTCGCGTCCTGGCGCACTGCACCATCGTCATCGGCGAGGCGCAGCAGATCGACCACGCCAAGCGCACCGCGACCGTCACCACCCTCGCCAGCGGTGAGGACGGCACGGGCGCCGTAGAGATCCCGTACGACGAGATCGTCATCGCGCCCGGTTCCGTCTCGCGCACCCTCCCCGTCCCCGGCCTCGCCGACCACGGCATCGGCTTCAAGACCATCGAGGAGGCCATCGGCCTGCGCAACCACGTCATCGAGCAGATGGACATCGCCTCCGCCACCCGCGACCCGGCCATCCGCGACGCCGCCCTGACCTTTGTCTTCGTCGGCGGCGGCTACGCGGGCGTCGAGGCGCTCGCCGAGCTCGAGGACATGGCCCGCTACACCGCCCGCTACTACCACAACATCAAGGCCGAGGACCTGAAATGGATCCTCGTCGAGGCCTCGGACCGCATCCTTCCCGAAGTCGGTGACGCGATGGGCACGTACGCCATCCGGGAGCTGCGTGGCCGCAACATCGACGTACGCCTCGACACCCGGCTGGACTCCTGCGAGGACCGGGTCGCCGTCCTCAGCGACGGCTCCCGCTTCCCGACCCGCACGCTCGTGTGGACGGCGGGCGTCAAGCCCGCCCCGATCCTTGCCGCCACAGATCTGCCGACCGACGAACGCGGCAGGCTCAAGTGCACGGCGCAACTCACCGTGGAAGGCGCCGAACACGCCTGGGCCGCCGGGGACGCCGCGGCCGTTCCCGATCTGACCGCGGAAGAACCGGGCAAGGAGACCGCTCCCAACGCGCAGCACGCGGTGCGTCAGGCCAAGGTCCTCGCCGAGAACATCCTCGCGGCGATCAGCGGCGAACCGCTCAAGGAGTACCGGCACAGCTACGCGGGCTCCGTCGCCTCGCTCGGCCTCCACAAGGGCGTCGCCCATGTCTACGGGCGCAAGCTCAAGGGCTATCCGGCCTGGCTGATGCACCGTACGTACCACCTCAGCCGGGTGCCCACGTTCAACCGGAAGGCCCGCGTCCTTGCCGAATGGACCCTCGCGGGACTCTTCAAACGCGAGATCGTCTCCCTCGGCTCACTGGAACACCCGCGCGCCGAATTCGAACTCGCCGCGGGGGGAAGACGTACCGACGGCGGCGGCCCGCCGAAGAAGGATGGCTGA